The following are from one region of the Phyllostomus discolor isolate MPI-MPIP mPhyDis1 chromosome 9, mPhyDis1.pri.v3, whole genome shotgun sequence genome:
- the MPPE1 gene encoding metallophosphoesterase 1 isoform X3, producing the protein MATIRFGFGRLNFYLLKRRSFLLLKLIAVVFAVLLFCEFLIYYLVIFQCNWPKVKTSAYDSEQETHETVLKAMFLADTHLLGEVRGHWLDKLRREWQMERAFQTALWLLQPEVVFILGDIFDEGKWSSSQAWADDVVRFQKMFRHPPHVQLKVVAGNHDIGFHYQMDTYRIKRFEKVFNPERLFSWKGINFVMVNSVALEGDGCNICSEAEAELMEISHKLNCSREVNGLIPDQKQRSSHCENTQLQLASAPVLLQLLWWLQPRLVLSGHTHSACEMLHGAGIPELSVPSFSWRNRNNPSFIMGSMTPTKYALAKCYLPQEDTVLITYCGAAGFLVVIMLVDLGLLASPFLLGCKLLRKFKTV; encoded by the exons ATGGCTACTATCAGATTTGGGTTTGGAAGACTGAATTTTTATCTGTTAAAGAGGAGGAGTTTCTTGCTGTTGAAACTCATAGCTGTTGTCTTTGCTGTGCttctattttgtgaatttttaatcTATTACTTAGTGATCTTTCAGTGTAATTGGCCTAAGGTAAAAACTTCAGCCTATGACAGTGAACAAGAGACTCATGAAACTGTCCTGAAAGCCATGTTTTTGGCTGATACCCACTTGCTTGGGGAAGTAAGAGGCCACTGGCTAGACAAATTACGAAG AGAATGGCAAATGGAGAGAGCCTTCCAGACAGCTCTGTGGTtgttgcagccagaagttgtctTCATTTTGGGGGACATCTTTGATGAAGGGAAGTGGAGCTCCTCTCAG GCCTGGGCGGATGATGTGGTGAGGTTTCAGAAGATGTTCAGGCACCCGCCCCATGTGCAGCTGAAGGTGGTTGCTGGGAACCATGACATTGGCTTCCACTACCA GATGGACACATATAGAATAAAACGATTTGAGAAAGTTTTCAACCCTGAAAGGCTGTTTTCATGGAAAGGAATTAA TTTTGTGATGGTCAACAGCGTTGCATTGGAAGGGGATGGCTGCAACATTTGCTCTGAAGCAGAAGCCGAACTCATGGAAATTTCTCACAAACTGAATTGCTCCCGAGAG GTTAATGGACTGATACCTGACCAGAAACAGCGCTCTAGCCACTGTGAGAACACGCAGCTGCAGCTGGCATCAGCCCCAGTCCTTCTGCAG CTGCTGTGGTGGCTCCAGCCTCGCCTGGTCCTGAGTGGCCACACCCACAGCGCCTGCGAGATGCTCCATGGGGCAGGAATCCCTGAGCTCAGCGTGCCCTCTTTCAGTTGGAGGAACAGAAACAACCCCAGTTTCATCATG gGCAGCATGACGCCCACAAAGTATGCCCTGGCCAAGTGCTACCTTCCCCAGGAGGACACGGTTCTGATCACATACTGTGGGGCAGCTGGGTTCCTTGTGGTCATTATGTTagttgaccttggacttctagcctcacCTTTTCTTCTTGGTTGTAAGCTGCTCAGAAAATTTAAGACAGTGTGA
- the MPPE1 gene encoding metallophosphoesterase 1 isoform X4, whose product MATIRFGFGRLNFYLLKRRSFLLLKLIAVVFAVLLFCEFLIYYLVIFQCNWPKVKTSAYDSEQETHETVLKAMFLADTHLLGEVRGHWLDKLRREWQMERAFQTALWLLQPEVVFILGDIFDEGKWSSSQAWADDVVRFQKMFRHPPHVQLKVVAGNHDIGFHYQMDTYRIKRFEKVFNPERLFSWKGINFVMVNSVALEGDGCNICSEAEAELMEISHKLNCSRELLWWLQPRLVLSGHTHSACEMLHGAGIPELSVPSFSWRNRNNPSFIMGSMTPTKYALAKCYLPQEDTVLITYCGAAGFLVVIMLVDLGLLASPFLLGCKLLRKFKTV is encoded by the exons ATGGCTACTATCAGATTTGGGTTTGGAAGACTGAATTTTTATCTGTTAAAGAGGAGGAGTTTCTTGCTGTTGAAACTCATAGCTGTTGTCTTTGCTGTGCttctattttgtgaatttttaatcTATTACTTAGTGATCTTTCAGTGTAATTGGCCTAAGGTAAAAACTTCAGCCTATGACAGTGAACAAGAGACTCATGAAACTGTCCTGAAAGCCATGTTTTTGGCTGATACCCACTTGCTTGGGGAAGTAAGAGGCCACTGGCTAGACAAATTACGAAG AGAATGGCAAATGGAGAGAGCCTTCCAGACAGCTCTGTGGTtgttgcagccagaagttgtctTCATTTTGGGGGACATCTTTGATGAAGGGAAGTGGAGCTCCTCTCAG GCCTGGGCGGATGATGTGGTGAGGTTTCAGAAGATGTTCAGGCACCCGCCCCATGTGCAGCTGAAGGTGGTTGCTGGGAACCATGACATTGGCTTCCACTACCA GATGGACACATATAGAATAAAACGATTTGAGAAAGTTTTCAACCCTGAAAGGCTGTTTTCATGGAAAGGAATTAA TTTTGTGATGGTCAACAGCGTTGCATTGGAAGGGGATGGCTGCAACATTTGCTCTGAAGCAGAAGCCGAACTCATGGAAATTTCTCACAAACTGAATTGCTCCCGAGAG CTGCTGTGGTGGCTCCAGCCTCGCCTGGTCCTGAGTGGCCACACCCACAGCGCCTGCGAGATGCTCCATGGGGCAGGAATCCCTGAGCTCAGCGTGCCCTCTTTCAGTTGGAGGAACAGAAACAACCCCAGTTTCATCATG gGCAGCATGACGCCCACAAAGTATGCCCTGGCCAAGTGCTACCTTCCCCAGGAGGACACGGTTCTGATCACATACTGTGGGGCAGCTGGGTTCCTTGTGGTCATTATGTTagttgaccttggacttctagcctcacCTTTTCTTCTTGGTTGTAAGCTGCTCAGAAAATTTAAGACAGTGTGA
- the MPPE1 gene encoding metallophosphoesterase 1 isoform X1, which produces MATIRFGFGRLNFYLLKRRSFLLLKLIAVVFAVLLFCEFLIYYLVIFQCNWPKVKTSAYDSEQETHETVLKAMFLADTHLLGEVRGHWLDKLRREWQMERAFQTALWLLQPEVVFILGDIFDEGKWSSSQAWADDVVRFQKMFRHPPHVQLKVVAGNHDIGFHYQMDTYRIKRFEKVFNPERLFSWKGINFVMVNSVALEGDGCNICSEAEAELMEISHKLNCSREVNGLIPDQKQRSSHCENTQLQLASAPVLLQHFPLYRRSDANCSGEDAAPPEERSIPFKERYDVLSQEASQKLLWWLQPRLVLSGHTHSACEMLHGAGIPELSVPSFSWRNRNNPSFIMGSMTPTKYALAKCYLPQEDTVLITYCGAAGFLVVIMLVDLGLLASPFLLGCKLLRKFKTV; this is translated from the exons ATGGCTACTATCAGATTTGGGTTTGGAAGACTGAATTTTTATCTGTTAAAGAGGAGGAGTTTCTTGCTGTTGAAACTCATAGCTGTTGTCTTTGCTGTGCttctattttgtgaatttttaatcTATTACTTAGTGATCTTTCAGTGTAATTGGCCTAAGGTAAAAACTTCAGCCTATGACAGTGAACAAGAGACTCATGAAACTGTCCTGAAAGCCATGTTTTTGGCTGATACCCACTTGCTTGGGGAAGTAAGAGGCCACTGGCTAGACAAATTACGAAG AGAATGGCAAATGGAGAGAGCCTTCCAGACAGCTCTGTGGTtgttgcagccagaagttgtctTCATTTTGGGGGACATCTTTGATGAAGGGAAGTGGAGCTCCTCTCAG GCCTGGGCGGATGATGTGGTGAGGTTTCAGAAGATGTTCAGGCACCCGCCCCATGTGCAGCTGAAGGTGGTTGCTGGGAACCATGACATTGGCTTCCACTACCA GATGGACACATATAGAATAAAACGATTTGAGAAAGTTTTCAACCCTGAAAGGCTGTTTTCATGGAAAGGAATTAA TTTTGTGATGGTCAACAGCGTTGCATTGGAAGGGGATGGCTGCAACATTTGCTCTGAAGCAGAAGCCGAACTCATGGAAATTTCTCACAAACTGAATTGCTCCCGAGAG GTTAATGGACTGATACCTGACCAGAAACAGCGCTCTAGCCACTGTGAGAACACGCAGCTGCAGCTGGCATCAGCCCCAGTCCTTCTGCAG CATTTTCCACTTTACCGGAGAAGTGATGCTAACTGTTCTGGGGAGGACGCTGCACCTCCAGAAGAAAGGAGCATTCCCTTTAAGGAGAGATATGACGTACTTTCTCAGGAGGCCTCACAAAAG CTGCTGTGGTGGCTCCAGCCTCGCCTGGTCCTGAGTGGCCACACCCACAGCGCCTGCGAGATGCTCCATGGGGCAGGAATCCCTGAGCTCAGCGTGCCCTCTTTCAGTTGGAGGAACAGAAACAACCCCAGTTTCATCATG gGCAGCATGACGCCCACAAAGTATGCCCTGGCCAAGTGCTACCTTCCCCAGGAGGACACGGTTCTGATCACATACTGTGGGGCAGCTGGGTTCCTTGTGGTCATTATGTTagttgaccttggacttctagcctcacCTTTTCTTCTTGGTTGTAAGCTGCTCAGAAAATTTAAGACAGTGTGA
- the MPPE1 gene encoding metallophosphoesterase 1 isoform X2 has translation MATIRFGFGRLNFYLLKRRSFLLLKLIAVVFAVLLFCEFLIYYLVIFQCNWPKVKTSAYDSEQETHETVLKAMFLADTHLLGEVRGHWLDKLRREWQMERAFQTALWLLQPEVVFILGDIFDEGKWSSSQAWADDVVRFQKMFRHPPHVQLKVVAGNHDIGFHYQMDTYRIKRFEKVFNPERLFSWKGINFVMVNSVALEGDGCNICSEAEAELMEISHKLNCSREHFPLYRRSDANCSGEDAAPPEERSIPFKERYDVLSQEASQKLLWWLQPRLVLSGHTHSACEMLHGAGIPELSVPSFSWRNRNNPSFIMGSMTPTKYALAKCYLPQEDTVLITYCGAAGFLVVIMLVDLGLLASPFLLGCKLLRKFKTV, from the exons ATGGCTACTATCAGATTTGGGTTTGGAAGACTGAATTTTTATCTGTTAAAGAGGAGGAGTTTCTTGCTGTTGAAACTCATAGCTGTTGTCTTTGCTGTGCttctattttgtgaatttttaatcTATTACTTAGTGATCTTTCAGTGTAATTGGCCTAAGGTAAAAACTTCAGCCTATGACAGTGAACAAGAGACTCATGAAACTGTCCTGAAAGCCATGTTTTTGGCTGATACCCACTTGCTTGGGGAAGTAAGAGGCCACTGGCTAGACAAATTACGAAG AGAATGGCAAATGGAGAGAGCCTTCCAGACAGCTCTGTGGTtgttgcagccagaagttgtctTCATTTTGGGGGACATCTTTGATGAAGGGAAGTGGAGCTCCTCTCAG GCCTGGGCGGATGATGTGGTGAGGTTTCAGAAGATGTTCAGGCACCCGCCCCATGTGCAGCTGAAGGTGGTTGCTGGGAACCATGACATTGGCTTCCACTACCA GATGGACACATATAGAATAAAACGATTTGAGAAAGTTTTCAACCCTGAAAGGCTGTTTTCATGGAAAGGAATTAA TTTTGTGATGGTCAACAGCGTTGCATTGGAAGGGGATGGCTGCAACATTTGCTCTGAAGCAGAAGCCGAACTCATGGAAATTTCTCACAAACTGAATTGCTCCCGAGAG CATTTTCCACTTTACCGGAGAAGTGATGCTAACTGTTCTGGGGAGGACGCTGCACCTCCAGAAGAAAGGAGCATTCCCTTTAAGGAGAGATATGACGTACTTTCTCAGGAGGCCTCACAAAAG CTGCTGTGGTGGCTCCAGCCTCGCCTGGTCCTGAGTGGCCACACCCACAGCGCCTGCGAGATGCTCCATGGGGCAGGAATCCCTGAGCTCAGCGTGCCCTCTTTCAGTTGGAGGAACAGAAACAACCCCAGTTTCATCATG gGCAGCATGACGCCCACAAAGTATGCCCTGGCCAAGTGCTACCTTCCCCAGGAGGACACGGTTCTGATCACATACTGTGGGGCAGCTGGGTTCCTTGTGGTCATTATGTTagttgaccttggacttctagcctcacCTTTTCTTCTTGGTTGTAAGCTGCTCAGAAAATTTAAGACAGTGTGA
- the MPPE1 gene encoding metallophosphoesterase 1 isoform X5, protein MATIRFGEWQMERAFQTALWLLQPEVVFILGDIFDEGKWSSSQAWADDVVRFQKMFRHPPHVQLKVVAGNHDIGFHYQMDTYRIKRFEKVFNPERLFSWKGINFVMVNSVALEGDGCNICSEAEAELMEISHKLNCSREVNGLIPDQKQRSSHCENTQLQLASAPVLLQHFPLYRRSDANCSGEDAAPPEERSIPFKERYDVLSQEASQKLLWWLQPRLVLSGHTHSACEMLHGAGIPELSVPSFSWRNRNNPSFIMGSMTPTKYALAKCYLPQEDTVLITYCGAAGFLVVIMLVDLGLLASPFLLGCKLLRKFKTV, encoded by the exons ATGGCTACTATCAGATTTGG AGAATGGCAAATGGAGAGAGCCTTCCAGACAGCTCTGTGGTtgttgcagccagaagttgtctTCATTTTGGGGGACATCTTTGATGAAGGGAAGTGGAGCTCCTCTCAG GCCTGGGCGGATGATGTGGTGAGGTTTCAGAAGATGTTCAGGCACCCGCCCCATGTGCAGCTGAAGGTGGTTGCTGGGAACCATGACATTGGCTTCCACTACCA GATGGACACATATAGAATAAAACGATTTGAGAAAGTTTTCAACCCTGAAAGGCTGTTTTCATGGAAAGGAATTAA TTTTGTGATGGTCAACAGCGTTGCATTGGAAGGGGATGGCTGCAACATTTGCTCTGAAGCAGAAGCCGAACTCATGGAAATTTCTCACAAACTGAATTGCTCCCGAGAG GTTAATGGACTGATACCTGACCAGAAACAGCGCTCTAGCCACTGTGAGAACACGCAGCTGCAGCTGGCATCAGCCCCAGTCCTTCTGCAG CATTTTCCACTTTACCGGAGAAGTGATGCTAACTGTTCTGGGGAGGACGCTGCACCTCCAGAAGAAAGGAGCATTCCCTTTAAGGAGAGATATGACGTACTTTCTCAGGAGGCCTCACAAAAG CTGCTGTGGTGGCTCCAGCCTCGCCTGGTCCTGAGTGGCCACACCCACAGCGCCTGCGAGATGCTCCATGGGGCAGGAATCCCTGAGCTCAGCGTGCCCTCTTTCAGTTGGAGGAACAGAAACAACCCCAGTTTCATCATG gGCAGCATGACGCCCACAAAGTATGCCCTGGCCAAGTGCTACCTTCCCCAGGAGGACACGGTTCTGATCACATACTGTGGGGCAGCTGGGTTCCTTGTGGTCATTATGTTagttgaccttggacttctagcctcacCTTTTCTTCTTGGTTGTAAGCTGCTCAGAAAATTTAAGACAGTGTGA